From the Actinopolymorpha singaporensis genome, the window TACCTGTTCGGTGGAGTACGCCGACACTCCCGAGCCGCCGGCTTCCTGTCCGATCTGCACCGACGAGCGGCAGTACGTCCCGCCGACCGGGCAGACCTGGACCACCACGAAGGATCGCGCGGCGGCCGGCCACCGCACCCACGTCGAACCGGTCGGGGCGCACGAGCCCGGTCTCCACCGGGTGAGCGTGCAGCCCACCGTCGGCATCGGCCAGGTCTCCCTGCTGGTGCAGACCGAGGCGGGCAACCTGCTGTGGGACCCCACCGGTTTCGTCGACCAGGACGCGGTGGACGCCATCTCCGCGCTCGGCGGGCTCGCCGCGATCGCCGCCAGCCACCCGCACATGTTCGGCGTGCAGGTGGAGTGGAGCCATGCGTTCGGCGGCGTACCGGTGTACGTCAACGAAGCCGACCAGCGCTGGCTCGGGCGTACCGACGAGGTGGTGCGGCCGTGGTCCGGCACCCACGAACCCATGCCCGGCGTCAGGTTCGTCCAGGCCGGCGGGCACTTTCCCGGCAGTTCGGTGGCGATCTGGGCGGCCGGCGCCGGCGGACGGGGCGCCCTGCTCAGCGGTGACACCATCGCCCCGGTGACCGGCCGCGGGTGGGTGACGTTCATGCGCAGCTACCCGAACTCCATCCCGCTGTCCGCCGCCGCCGTGCGCCGCATCGTCGACCGGGTCGAGCCGTACGACTTCGATCGGCTGTACGGCAACTTCGGGGCCGTCGTGGAGGCGGACGCGAAGGCCGCCGTACGCCGGTCCGCCGACCGTTACATCGGCTGGGTCAGCGGCGACTTCGACGCCGACACCTGAGACCTTCGGTGCTCCGCGGCCACGGGTCACGCCGGCGGCGGGACGTCCCTGGTGAGCACGTAACAGGCGACCGCCGCGGCGGCGGCGACGTTGAGCGAGTCGACGGCCGCGCTGATCGGGATGCGGGCTCGTACGTCGGCCTGGTCCTGCCACCGCGCCGACAGGCCGTCGCCCTCGGTGCCGAGCAGCAGGGCCAGCCGCTCGGCGCCGCCGCTTTCGTCCCCCATCGCGAGGGTGTCGAGGTCTACCGCGTCGTCGGCCGGGGTGAGAGCCACCAACGTGAACCCGGCCGCGCGCAACGCGTCCAGTCCGTCGTACCAGTTGTCCATCCGGGCGTACGGGCAGCTGAAGACGGTGCCCATCGACACCTTCACCGACCGGCGGTACAGCGGATCCGCACATCGCGGCGCGAGCACGATCGCGTCCACCCCGAACGCCGCCGCGCCACGAAAGATCGCTCCGACATTGGTGTGATCCACGATGTCCTCGAGGACCAGGACCCGGCGCGCGTGCGCGATCACCTCGGCCACCGAGGGCAGCGGCCGGCGTTCCATCGACGCGATCGCGCCCCGGTGCACGGCGAAGCCCGTGACCTCCTCCAGGCGGTCGGGCGGCAGGACGTAGCAGGGAGCGCCGCTGGCGGTCACGACGTCGGCCAGGCCGTCCAGCCAGCGTTCGCTCAGCAGGAACGACCGGACGCGGTAGCCGGCGGCGACCGCGCGGCGGATCACCTTCGCTCCCTCGGCGAGGAACAGCCCGTGCTCGACCTCCAGGCTCCGTCGCAGGGTGACGTCCTTGAGGTTGGCGTAGTCGTCCAGCCGAGGGTCTTCGGCCGACTCCAGCCGTACGATCGCCGACACGGCCTCAGTCTGCCGCAGGCCGCGCGGTCCGGACCCGGGCGGGTGCCGGGCGGGTGCCGGGCGGGTGCCGGGCAGTGCAGGGGCGACCGGCGCTGTGAGAATCTGAGCGCATGCAGCCCGTCCTGCCGCTGTCCGCGAGGGTTCGCCGGACCGACAGCGCCACTGACGAGGACGACGACGACCGCTTCTCCGAGGAGCTGGTCGAGGCGTTTCTCACCGCGTACACCTCTCCCGGTGACGTCGTTCTCGACCCGTTCGCCGGGTTCGGGACCACCCTGGTCGTCGCGGAGAAGCTGGGCCGGCGGCCGGTCGGGCTGGAGATCCTGCCCAGCAGGGTCGCGTACGTGCGGGAACGTCTGCGTGACCCGTCGGCGATCATCGAGGGGGACGCCCGCCGGCTCGGGGAGCTCGACCTGCCATCGGTCGACTTCACGATGACCTCCCCGCCGTACATGACGAGGTCGGACCATCCGGAGAACCCGCTCAACGGGTACCGCACCGACGACGGCGACTACGGCCGTTACCTCGACGAGCTGACCGCGGTGTACGCGTCGATCGGCAGGCTCCTGAGCGGACCCGAGTCTCGGGCGGTGGTCAACGTGGCGAACCTGCGTACCGACACCGGCGTCTCCCCCCTCGCGTGGGACGTGGGTGCCGCACTGTCGCGCGTACTCGCGTTCGACCAGGAGGTCGTCCTGGACTGGGCAGACCCCGAGGACTGGTACACCAACGACTACTGCCTCGTCTTTCAGCGGCGCTGAGTCTGCTCTGCCTTGGTGACCCTGGCGGCGATGACCTGCGCGCATTCCAGGGCGCTCGTCGTGGAGGTGTCGACCTCGAGGTCGTAGCTCACTCCCTCGTGGACGAGCAGCGCCTGGGACGCAGCCATCCCGACGGTACGGTCACCGCGGGCGGCCTCCCGCGCCGCGGCCACGTCGGGGTCGCAGCGCACGCCGACCCACAGCACGGGAAGGCCTTCCAGCGCGTTCCGCCAGCGATCCTGTGACGCCGCGCCGCCGAGGAAGACCTCGTCGACGATCACCTGCGCGCCGGCCCGTACCATCGCGGCGATCCCCAGGCTCCACGCGACGTCGAGCGCCTTGAACACCTCTCCGGTCGTGACCTCCCCGTCGGCTCCGAACCCGATTCCGGCGTCTGCGTTCGTCAGGGAGGGAGGCATCGCGTCGACCAGGGTGTCGGTCCCGAACGTCAGCCACGGCGTGGACAGGATCGACTGCAGGCACGCCGCGATCGACGACTTGCCGGTACTCGACCCGCCGTTCAGCACGATCACCTGGTAGGACACCCCGGCATGCTAGCCCGGCGACGGAGTGGGCTTGAGCGAGACCGCAGGAGGTGGTCGCGAGCTACGTGGTGCCAGCTTTTTGTCCACAGGTGGCTGATCGGGATCTCCTTGTGGACAACGATCATGGTGGCGGCGCCGGCCACTAGACTTCGAACATGTATTCGACAGTGCAGGACTCTTCGGGCTGGGATGGCGGC encodes:
- a CDS encoding hydrolase, whose amino-acid sequence is MTHWICGTCSVEYADTPEPPASCPICTDERQYVPPTGQTWTTTKDRAAAGHRTHVEPVGAHEPGLHRVSVQPTVGIGQVSLLVQTEAGNLLWDPTGFVDQDAVDAISALGGLAAIAASHPHMFGVQVEWSHAFGGVPVYVNEADQRWLGRTDEVVRPWSGTHEPMPGVRFVQAGGHFPGSSVAIWAAGAGGRGALLSGDTIAPVTGRGWVTFMRSYPNSIPLSAAAVRRIVDRVEPYDFDRLYGNFGAVVEADAKAAVRRSADRYIGWVSGDFDADT
- a CDS encoding TrmH family RNA methyltransferase translates to MSAIVRLESAEDPRLDDYANLKDVTLRRSLEVEHGLFLAEGAKVIRRAVAAGYRVRSFLLSERWLDGLADVVTASGAPCYVLPPDRLEEVTGFAVHRGAIASMERRPLPSVAEVIAHARRVLVLEDIVDHTNVGAIFRGAAAFGVDAIVLAPRCADPLYRRSVKVSMGTVFSCPYARMDNWYDGLDALRAAGFTLVALTPADDAVDLDTLAMGDESGGAERLALLLGTEGDGLSARWQDQADVRARIPISAAVDSLNVAAAAAVACYVLTRDVPPPA
- a CDS encoding DNA methyltransferase, producing MQPVLPLSARVRRTDSATDEDDDDRFSEELVEAFLTAYTSPGDVVLDPFAGFGTTLVVAEKLGRRPVGLEILPSRVAYVRERLRDPSAIIEGDARRLGELDLPSVDFTMTSPPYMTRSDHPENPLNGYRTDDGDYGRYLDELTAVYASIGRLLSGPESRAVVNVANLRTDTGVSPLAWDVGAALSRVLAFDQEVVLDWADPEDWYTNDYCLVFQRR
- the cpt gene encoding chloramphenicol phosphotransferase CPT, translating into MSYQVIVLNGGSSTGKSSIAACLQSILSTPWLTFGTDTLVDAMPPSLTNADAGIGFGADGEVTTGEVFKALDVAWSLGIAAMVRAGAQVIVDEVFLGGAASQDRWRNALEGLPVLWVGVRCDPDVAAAREAARGDRTVGMAASQALLVHEGVSYDLEVDTSTTSALECAQVIAARVTKAEQTQRR